In archaeon BMS3Bbin15, the DNA window TCTTCCGACTATTGAGAATATTAAGTCCTTATCTATCTCCTTACCAAAGGCTGCAGCAGATTGAAGTAAATTAATTGCCTTTCTCAGGTCACCTTCAGCATTGTAAAGTATAGCTTCAAGAGCTTCATGGGTAAGTTCAAGACCTTCACGCAGGGCGATTCTCTTGACCATAAAGGTTACATCCTTCTCTGAAAGAGGTCTGAATCTGAAGAGAGCACATCTGGACTGAATGGGCTCTATTATCTTGCTGGAATAGTTACAGCTCAGAATGAATCTGCAGGTGTATGTGTACATCTCCATAGTCCGTCTCAGGGCATTCTGGGCATCTTTGGTTAAAGCATCAGCTTCATCAAGAAATATAATCTTGAAATTCCCACCTATGGGTTTTGTCCTTGCAAAGCTCTTGATTTTCCCCCTGACTATATCGATACCCCTTTCATCACTGGCATTTAACTCAAGAAAGTTGTTTTTCCAGCTTAATCCAAAGAATTCCCTTGCAAGAGCGAGGGCTGCTGAGGTTTTACCTGTTCCAGGAGGTCCAGCAAAGAGCAGGTTGGGAAGATTACCGGAGGCGACATAGCCTTTCAGCCTATCCACCACATAAACCTGACCCACTATTTCACTTATCTTGGTCGGCCTATATTTTTCGACCCATACAGCTTCCAGATTACCCATGTTTTTTATACCCTCACAGATAATTATTATTACTATGAGATGGTTAATGTTAGTAACTATTGCTGTTTTATTACTTATAAGTTCTGCACTATGCTCAGCTTCAGAAGTTTATGTGGGAGAAGTTAACGGTATGATAGACCCGGTGCTCTCCCAGTACGTGTCAGGAGTTATAAATCAGGCAGAGAATGCAAATGCAAGTGCGGTTGTTTTAGTTATAGACACACCAGGTGGCCTAGACAAAAGTATGCGTTCTATAATTAAGACAGTTCTGGCCTCCCGGGTGCCTGTTGTTGG includes these proteins:
- the dnaX gene encoding DNA polymerase III subunit tau, whose amino-acid sequence is MGNLEAVWVEKYRPTKISEIVGQVYVVDRLKGYVASGNLPNLLFAGPPGTGKTSAALALAREFFGLSWKNNFLELNASDERGIDIVRGKIKSFARTKPIGGNFKIIFLDEADALTKDAQNALRRTMEMYTYTCRFILSCNYSSKIIEPIQSRCALFRFRPLSEKDVTFMVKRIALREGLELTHEALEAILYNAEGDLRKAINLLQSAAAFGKEIDKDLIFSIVGRAKPEDVRKMLEKALNNDYHGARELLRDLVISQGISGEDLIGQIHRETFSLDIPEEVKVNLMDTIGEYDFRIREGASELIQLEALVAQFVGKGR